From the Corythoichthys intestinalis isolate RoL2023-P3 chromosome 13, ASM3026506v1, whole genome shotgun sequence genome, one window contains:
- the LOC130928075 gene encoding gastrula zinc finger protein XlCGF57.1-like, with protein sequence MRARRTPAAKFEAELYGAKAQRRHQLSSACKMQVKVVLRRLAGFRRYLVAERHEPEFSGDKEDVELSQIKEEEEPEPCPQKQLPIKKEEEELPYVKKEEEEEHITRLNGEPLKSEDGPSEAGRAEPPSDCSSSSTEGLQADNFIPPSNRSGTTSHSPDNDDGHKKSHTDDKLCKCSQCGKTFPTKQACHAHMRRHTVEKPFFCSVYGQRFSCKSKLKSHEKTPTGEKPFSCSVCDQRFALRGNLTKHIRTHTGEKPFSCSVCGQRFAQKPNLQSHKRTHTGEKPFSCSVCGQGFSQKQNLESHTRTHTGEKPFSCSVCGQGFTQKQNLQSHKRTHTGEKPFSCSVCDQRFALKGNLTKHIRTHTGEKPFSCSVCDQRFALRGNLTTHLRTHTGEKPFSCSVCGQGFSRKRYLKSHERTHTGEKLLSCSVCGQRFAQKQHLKEHTRIQTGEKPFSCSFVVKDSLRSNT encoded by the coding sequence GTTTCAGAAGATATCTTGTTGCTGAGCGGCACGAGCCAGAATTTTCTGGCGATAAAGAGGATGTTGAGCTCTCCCAaataaaagaggaggaggagccagAGCCCTGTCCACAGAAgcaacttccaatcaaaaaagAGGAGGAAGAGCTGCCTTACGttaaaaaggaggaggaggaggagcatATCACAAGGTTAAAtggtgagcccttgaagagTGAAGATGGTCCAAGTGAGGCCGGCAGAGCAGAGCCTCCAAGCGACTgcagcagcagctcaacagaaggaTTGCAAGCAGACAATTTCATCCCTCCATCAAACAGAAGTGGCACCACATCACACTCACCTGACAATGATGATGGTCATAAGAAATCTCACACTGACGACAAACtctgcaaatgctctcagtgtgggaaaacATTTCCGACCAAGCAAGCTTGTCATGCGCATATGAGGAGGCACACTGtcgaaaaaccttttttctgCTCAGTTTATGGTCAAAGATTTAGTTGCAAGAGCAAATTAAAAAGTCACGAAAAAACccccactggcgaaaaacctttttcctgctcagtatgTGATCAACGATTTGCTCTAAGGGGAAATCTAACAAAACACattagaacccacactggcgaaaaacctttttcctgctcagtttgtggtcaaagattcgctcaGAAGCCAAACTTACAAAGTCacaaaagaacccacactggcgaaaaacctttttcctgctcagtttgtggtcaaggattctctcAAAAGCAAAACTTAGAAagtcacacaagaacccacactggcgaaaaacctttttcctgctcagtatgtggtcaaggattcactcaaaagcaaaacttacaaagtcacaaaagaacccacactggcgaaaaacctttttcctgctcagtttgtgatcaaagatttgcTCTAAAGGGAAATCTAACAAAacacataagaacccacactggcgaaaaacctttttcctgctcagtttgtgatcaaagatttgcTCTAAGGGGAAATCTAACAACACActtaagaacccacactggtgaaaaacctttttcctgctccgtgtgtggtcaaggattctctcGAAAGCGATACttaaaaagtcacgaaagaacccacactggcgaaaaacttttgtcctgctcagtttgtggtcaaagattcgctcaGAAGCAACACTTGAAAGAACACACAAGAATCCAAACTGGCGAAAAACCATTTTCCTGCtcatttgtggtcaaagattcgctcaGAAGCAACACTTGA